A single Agromyces sp. CF514 DNA region contains:
- a CDS encoding aldo/keto reductase, with the protein MTDQLVTRIQLNDGFSIPQLGFGVFKVDPGETERIVSEALEVGYRHLDTARIYGNEAGVGRAIAASGIPREQLYITTKLWNDDQGDAATVHAAFDASLDRLGLDYVDLYLIHWPTPARDRYVETWRAFEQLRDTDRTRSIGVSNFLAHHLERLISETGIVPAVDQIELHPYHQQRATTDYAEANGIAIEAWGPLGQGKYPLLELPEVTAAAVAHGVTPAQVVIRWHLQRGHILFPKSNRRERMAENFDVFGFELTSDEMVAITGLEREGRVSSHPDEVN; encoded by the coding sequence ATGACCGATCAGCTCGTGACCCGCATCCAGCTCAACGACGGCTTCTCGATCCCGCAGCTCGGGTTCGGCGTGTTCAAGGTCGATCCGGGCGAGACCGAGCGCATCGTGAGCGAGGCGCTCGAGGTCGGCTACCGGCACCTCGACACGGCCCGCATCTACGGCAACGAAGCGGGAGTGGGGCGCGCGATCGCGGCCTCCGGCATCCCGCGCGAACAGCTGTACATCACGACCAAGCTCTGGAACGACGACCAGGGCGATGCGGCGACGGTGCACGCCGCCTTCGACGCCAGCCTCGACCGGCTCGGCCTCGACTACGTCGACCTCTACCTCATCCACTGGCCGACGCCCGCACGCGACCGCTACGTCGAGACCTGGCGGGCGTTCGAGCAGCTGCGCGACACCGACCGCACGCGGTCGATCGGTGTCTCGAACTTCCTCGCGCACCACCTCGAGCGCCTCATCTCCGAGACCGGCATCGTGCCCGCCGTCGACCAGATCGAGCTGCACCCGTACCACCAGCAGCGGGCGACCACCGACTACGCCGAGGCGAACGGCATCGCGATCGAGGCCTGGGGCCCGCTCGGGCAGGGCAAGTACCCCCTGCTCGAACTGCCCGAGGTGACCGCCGCGGCCGTCGCGCACGGGGTGACGCCGGCGCAGGTCGTCATCCGCTGGCACCTGCAGCGCGGCCACATCCTCTTCCCGAAGTCGAACCGTCGCGAGCGCATGGCCGAGAACTTCGACGTGTTCGGCTTCGAGCTCACGAGCGACGAGATGGTGGCGATCACGGGCCTCGAACGCGAGGGCCGCGTGAGCTCGCACCCCGACGAGGTCAACTGA